Proteins found in one Microcoleus sp. FACHB-68 genomic segment:
- the rplP gene encoding 50S ribosomal protein L16, with protein MLSPKRTKFRKQQRGRMTGQATRGNTLNFGEFALQALEPSWITSRQIEASRRAMTRYIRRGGKIWIRIFPDKPVTMRAAETRMGSGKGSPEFWVAVVKPGRILFEIGGVTEEIAREAMRLAAYKLPIKTKFISREEEQS; from the coding sequence ATGTTAAGTCCTAAAAGAACAAAATTCCGCAAGCAGCAGCGCGGACGGATGACAGGTCAGGCAACTAGGGGCAACACACTCAACTTTGGCGAGTTTGCCCTCCAAGCGCTAGAGCCGTCCTGGATCACCTCCCGCCAAATTGAAGCCAGCCGTCGTGCCATGACCCGCTACATTCGCCGGGGTGGCAAAATCTGGATTCGCATTTTCCCAGACAAACCCGTAACCATGCGGGCTGCCGAAACCCGGATGGGTTCCGGTAAAGGTTCGCCAGAATTCTGGGTAGCCGTGGTCAAACCCGGTCGAATTCTCTTTGAAATTGGGGGCGTCACTGAAGAGATAGCCCGTGAAGCAATGCGCTTGGCTGCCTATAAGCTGCCCATCAAAACAAAGTTCATCTCGCGTGAAGAGGAGCAGTCATAG
- the rpsC gene encoding 30S ribosomal protein S3: MGQKIHPVGFRLGVTQEHRSRWFADSNRYPEVLQEDHKIRKYVQKTLSNAGISEVRIERKADQIDLEVRTARPGVVVGRGGQGIESLRTGLLEMLGGGNRQIRINVVEVARVDADAALIAEYIAGQLERRVSFRRVVRQAIQRAQKAGVEGIKIQVSGRLNGAEIARTEWTREGRVPLHTLRADIDYSYCTAKTIYGILGVKVWVFKGEIIPGQQDVAPTNVAQPKRRQQRRRQQFEDRSNEG, encoded by the coding sequence GTGGGACAAAAAATACATCCAGTCGGTTTTCGTTTAGGTGTCACCCAAGAACACCGCTCGCGCTGGTTTGCCGATTCCAATCGTTATCCAGAAGTTTTGCAAGAGGATCACAAAATCCGCAAGTACGTGCAGAAAACCCTCAGTAATGCAGGGATTTCTGAAGTGCGTATTGAACGCAAAGCTGACCAGATCGATCTAGAAGTCCGCACAGCCCGACCCGGCGTCGTTGTGGGACGGGGTGGCCAAGGTATCGAAAGTTTACGCACCGGCCTTCTAGAAATGCTCGGTGGCGGCAACCGCCAAATCCGCATTAATGTTGTGGAAGTGGCTAGAGTAGACGCCGATGCAGCGTTAATTGCCGAATACATCGCCGGACAATTAGAGCGGCGGGTTTCCTTCCGACGAGTTGTGCGCCAAGCCATCCAACGCGCCCAAAAAGCCGGTGTGGAAGGCATCAAAATACAAGTCAGCGGTCGCCTTAACGGCGCAGAAATCGCCCGCACCGAATGGACTCGCGAAGGAAGAGTGCCCCTGCACACCTTACGCGCAGACATTGACTACTCCTACTGCACCGCCAAAACCATTTATGGAATTCTTGGCGTCAAAGTTTGGGTTTTCAAAGGCGAAATCATTCCCGGACAGCAAGACGTGGCTCCGACAAACGTGGCTCAGCCCAAGCGCCGGCAACAGCGACGCCGCCAGCAGTTTGAAGACCGCTCAAATGAAGGATAA
- the rpmC gene encoding 50S ribosomal protein L29: protein MPFPKIEEARSLSDEELGEEILAVKRQLFELRLQQATRRLEKSHQFKHARHRLAQLMTVESERMRSSTQQVPSQAATQE, encoded by the coding sequence ATGCCTTTTCCCAAGATTGAAGAAGCAAGAAGCTTAAGTGACGAGGAACTGGGTGAGGAAATTTTGGCTGTCAAACGCCAATTGTTTGAATTGCGGTTGCAGCAAGCGACTCGCCGGTTAGAAAAATCCCATCAGTTCAAGCACGCCCGACATCGGTTGGCCCAGCTGATGACTGTAGAATCCGAGCGCATGCGGTCATCCACGCAACAAGTCCCCTCACAAGCGGCAACC
- the rplV gene encoding 50S ribosomal protein L22 has product MAIETTEEVKAIARYIRMSPHKVRRVLDQIRGRSYREALIILEFMPYRACEPVLNVLRSAVANAEHNLGLDPAKLTVSQAFADQGPSLKRFRPRAQGRAYQIRKPTCHITVAVAPALED; this is encoded by the coding sequence ATGGCTATTGAAACCACTGAAGAAGTCAAAGCGATCGCGCGATACATTCGGATGTCTCCTCATAAGGTGCGTCGGGTGCTTGACCAGATTCGGGGGCGTTCCTATCGGGAAGCGCTGATTATTCTGGAGTTTATGCCTTACCGTGCCTGTGAGCCGGTGCTGAACGTGCTCCGCTCAGCCGTCGCCAATGCTGAACACAATCTGGGGCTTGACCCGGCTAAGCTAACGGTCAGTCAGGCATTTGCGGATCAAGGGCCATCACTCAAGCGCTTCCGGCCTCGCGCTCAAGGTCGCGCTTACCAAATTCGGAAGCCAACCTGTCACATTACCGTGGCTGTGGCTCCTGCATTAGAAGACTAA